The following proteins come from a genomic window of Athalia rosae chromosome 1, iyAthRosa1.1, whole genome shotgun sequence:
- the LOC105683742 gene encoding esterase E4-like isoform X4, translating to MIESSGSFNPRSFFLLVFILTEYLALCSCRTTPSENGEISIEENTWIPVTRIPQGVLRGTNMTTRHGRRIFAFKGIPYARPPVGNLRFRGPVPPDPWNGTFDASEESAPCPQLNGNDVVGDEDCLHLNVYTPRLPANTNNATLLPVMLYIYGGQFKSGESSSSRWGPHFLLDKDVILVVPSYRIGVLGFLSTGDDVSPGNYGLKDMLRALEWNRENIRYFGGDPNVVTLVTGSSGSISAHILASTNLTDGLFHRLIADGGTSLTLTTVRPGKIYTKYATELGKYLGCPTDASSALVNCLRDLSVHRIVDSNNPFNIWREFPIIIWGPTVEPDGEGAVLTDMPANLIAANKFRDIPMISNVARDEGLLCAAGLYANRDMLRELLDNFEVLLPVVLHYDVLFDDTTEFTNIFRSHYLNDLRADESSLLANMTRMIGDALFVCPLSDVAEHFLIHSTSEHYVSSFQYRGRLSHSYIFSGGRTDDWGVAHGDQLIYIFARENVLYGPPDMEFSETDWKVVDNMVDLWTSFAITGTPFAVDSDSPVIWEPYSSRGNYLRIGDGPDPRMEVKYDFGKDRTRFCRDFEAGKANISWV from the exons ATGATCGAGTCATCGGGAAGTTTCAACCCaagatccttttttttgttggtctTCATTCTAACGGAATACCTCGCCCTCTGTTCCTGTCGCACCACCCCATCAGAAAATGGGGAAATTTCAATCGAAGAAAACACGTGGATTCCCGTAACGAGGATACCCCAAGGTGTTCTCCGGGGTACGAATATGACGACGCGCCACGGGAGAAGGATATTCGCTTTCAAGGGGATTCCGTACGCTCGACCACCGGTTGGAAATCTCAG ATTCAGGGGACCGGTACCACCGGATCCTTGGAACGGAACCTTCGACGCGAGCGAGGAGTCCGCCCCGTGTCCCCAGTTGAACGGAAACGACGTTGTCGGGGACGAGGACTGTTTGCATCTGAACGTCTACACGCCTAGA CTCCCTGCGAATACGAACAACGCCACGTTGTTGCCGGTGATGCTTTACATCTACGGGGGGCAATTCAAATCCGGAGAATCCAGTTCCTCGCGATGGGGTCCCCATTTTTTGTTGGACAAGGACGTGATCCTCGTTGTTCCCAGTTACCGGATCGGAGTGTTGGGCTTTCTGAGCACGGGGGACGACGTTTCCCCTGGAAATTACGGTTTGAAGGACATGCTCCGCGCCCTGGAATGGAACCGAGAGAACATACGGTACTTCGGAGGTGACCCGAACGTGGTAACTCTGGTGACCGGAAGTTCGGGATCAATTTCCGCGCATATTTTGGCATCGACCAACCTGACGGACG GTCTGTTTCATAGGCTCATAGCCGACGGCGGGACGTCTCTCACCCTAACGACGGTGAGGCCTGGTAAGATATACACGAAATACGCCACGGAACTGGGCAAGTATCTCGGTTGTCCAACCGACGCATCGAGTGCCCTCGTAAACTGTTTGAGGGACTTGAGCGTCCATAGGATCGTCGATTCGAACAACCCCTTCAACATATGGCGCGAATTCCCGATCATAATATGGGGTCCGACCGTCGAACCTGACGGGGAAGGGGCAGTCCTCACGGACATGCCTGCCAATCTGATAGCTGCTAATAAATTTCGCGACATACCGATGATATCGAACGTGGCGAGGGACGAAGGACTCCTTTGCGCCGCCG GACTCTACGCGAATCGGGACATGCTCAGAGAACTCTTGGATAATTTCGAGGTCCTTTTGCCCGTTGTATTGCATTACGATGTTTTATTCGACGACACAACGGAGTTCACCAATATCTTCAGATCGCATTACCTGAACGATTTGCGAGCGGACGAAAGTTCG CTGCTCGCCAACATGACGCGGATGATAGGCGACGCCCTTTTCGTCTGTCCTCTCAGCGACGTGGCTGaacattttttgatccattCTACGAGCGAGCATTACGTGAGCTCCTTTCAATACCGGGGCAGGCTGAGTCACAGTTACATATTTAGCGGGGGTCGCACCGACGACTGGGGTGTAGCGCACGGTGATCAATTGATTTACATATTTGCCAGAGAGAACGTACTCTACGGACCACCCGACATGGAGTTCAGCGAAACCGATTGGAAAGTCGTCGACAACATGGTCGATCTGTGGACATCATTCGCGATAACCGG GACGCCGTTTGCcgtggattcggattcccctGTTATTTGGGAGCCCTATTCGTCACGCGGTAATTATCTCCGTATAGGAGATGGTCCGGATCCAAGAATGGAGGTAAAATACGACTTCGGAAAAGACAGAACGAGGTTCTGCAGGGACTTCGAAGCCGGTAAAGCGAATATTTCCTGGGTGTAG